In Brassica napus cultivar Da-Ae unplaced genomic scaffold, Da-Ae ScsIHWf_1061;HRSCAF=1500, whole genome shotgun sequence, the following proteins share a genomic window:
- the LOC111203848 gene encoding uncharacterized protein LOC111203848: protein MTYHFDCVQMANRGTCDDGRGRIWGEGMDWTGGGLGYRSDQEDGNGISEMFGHDRTPLQRTRSFPVYGNRTRVREVASIGPSRNWDRRHQHDQSVQLHPRPDQNSSTEGPQDQGAENTLKLLHDVMTEALGNQGRRTQPPEVSKLLSTMKKIGSYKFKGGSDPIETGWWESIDRQRGRTITSWESFKGEFERKYFPPEAKHRLERQFLNLVQGDRPLRSYESEFTRLRRHVFDGRKDEATMIRNFMYGLKPELGSRLAGSNFSSLSDMLEKAVNVETVLEAKRKTIPHSGGHTKFSQGGRPNYNKGPWFNRGKGQKFGGQTNYRSNTGVCYICDQPGYISKFCPNSQRSNQQGYSSLRMEDVTCFFCGRKCHYALSCPNKPIPATPLAIRAPPSRPAIEPAPKKQNLGGRVYALGVENPENAGPSSGPITGTIHVAGKPTHVLFDSGATHSFVTPEVAARFWDCFVVDRINVAILTPGDRTLQADQCIKNVPLVIQEKEFVADLLVVPLKGYEVILGMDWLSSYRVQIDCGKGRLLFGRGKRPEMVYYGISPSMTVSLVAAMRVQDLFQDGEVYLVTLSVSGGPTNDEVKVEDIEVVQEFDDIFAPLKELPPPRSNPFTVTLEPEAS, encoded by the exons ATGACTTACCATTTTGATTGTGTGCAGATGGCTAATCGCGGGACATGTGATGATGGACGAGGTCGGATATGGGGAGAGGGTATGGATTGGACAGGCGGAGGATTGGGTTACAGATCAGATCAGGAGGATGGAAATGGCATCagtgagatgtttggacacGATAGGACCCCTCTGCAGAGAACAAGATCTTTTCCTGTGTACGGTAACAGGACTAGAGTGAGGGAAGTGGCGAGTATTGGCCCAAGTCGTAATTGGGACCGGAGACATCAACATGATCAATCCGTTCAATTACACCCAAGGCCAGATCAAAACAGTTCCACTGAAGGACCACAAGATCAAGGGGCGGAAAACACCTTGAAGCTTTTACATGACGTGATGACCGAGGCACTTGGTAACCAAGGCAGGCGTACTCAACCCCCTGAAGTTTCCAAGCTATTATCTACCATGAAGAAAATTGGATCCTACAAGTTCAAAGGAGGATCCGATCCTATTGAAACCG gatggtggGAAAGTATAGACAGGCAGCGTGGACGCACCATCACATCATGGGAATCGTTCAAGGGGGAGTTTGAGAGGAAGTATTTTCCTCCAGAAGCGAAGCATCGGTTGGAGCGCCAATTCTTGAACCTTGTTCAAGGAGATAGGCCACTGAGGAGTTACGAATCTGAGTTCACAAGGTTGAGACGACATGTCTTTGATGGGCGCAAAGATGAAGCAACTATGATCCGTAACTTTATGTACGGATTAAAGCCGGAGCTtggaagtcgtttagctggaagcAACTTTAGCAGCTTATCGGATATGTTGGAAAAAGCTGTTAATGTTGAGACTGTATTGGAGGCTAAAAGGAAGACCATACCGCATTCTGGTGGACATACCAAGTTTAGCCAAGGAGGAAGACCAAATTATAACAAGGGTCCATGGTTTAACAGAGGCAAAGGGCAAAAATTTGGAGGCCAAACCAATTATCGCAGTAACACCGGAGTATGTTACATATGTGATCAACCGGGATACATTTCCAAGTTTTGTCCCAACAGTCAACGGAGTAACCAGCAAGGTTATTCATCGCTGAGGATGGAAGATGTCACTTGTTTCTTCTGTGGAAGGAAGTGCCATTATGCATTGTCATGTCCAAACAAGCCAATCCCTGCGACCCCTCTCGCGATCCGAGCTCCTCCTAGCCGTCCAGCTATTGAGCCAGCaccaaagaagcaaaacctAGGAGGTAGAGTTTATGCCTTAGGGGTAGAAAACCCAGAAAATGCAGGACCATCAAGCGGTCCCATCACAG GAACCATACATGTTGCTGGTAAacccacacatgtattgttcgactcgggggcaacacatagttttgtgacccCTGAAGTAGCTGCCCGGTTTTGGGATTGTTTTGTGGTTGACAGGATAAACGTGGCCATCTTGACCCCCGGAGACCGAACCCTTCAAGCAGATCAGTGTATCAAGAATGTTCCATTGGTCATTCAAGAGAAAGAATTTGTGGCAGATCTGTTAGTCGTGCCTTTGAAAGGGTACGAAGTAatccttggaatggattggttATCGAGCTACAGAGTTCAGATCGACTGTGGAAAAGGAAGGTTGTTGTTTGGCAGAGGTAAACGACCAGAGATGGTGTACTATGGAATCAGTCCTAGTATGACCGTGTCTTTGGTAGCAGCAATGAGAgtacaagatttgtttcaagATGGGGAAGTATATTTGGTGACCTTATCGGTTAGTGGAGGACCCACTAATGATGAAGTTAAGGTCGAAGACATAGAAGTGGTCCAAGAGTTTGATGATATCTTTGCACCACTAAAGGAATTGCCTCCACCTCGGAGTAATCCCTTTACCGTTACTTTGGAGCCTGAAGCAAGCTAA